One region of Parerythrobacter jejuensis genomic DNA includes:
- the ybeY gene encoding rRNA maturation RNase YbeY — translation MTIEIEVEDWPDGDWSALAERAGDAASHVEPVLANARLETSVLFTSDAQVHQLNREWRDRDKPTNVLSFPMLERDSLLALETDGPPEMLGDIALAYETCAREADEKSISLEDHTAHLIIHGLLHLAGHDHVTSDTQAEAMEAMEIAALAKMGIADPYGDRNV, via the coding sequence TTGACGATCGAAATTGAAGTCGAAGATTGGCCGGATGGCGATTGGTCAGCGCTCGCCGAGCGCGCTGGAGACGCTGCGTCTCATGTCGAACCTGTGCTAGCCAACGCCCGCCTCGAAACCAGCGTCCTGTTCACTTCTGACGCACAGGTCCATCAGCTCAATCGCGAATGGCGCGATCGTGATAAACCCACCAATGTCCTGTCTTTCCCAATGCTTGAGCGTGACAGCTTGCTGGCGCTCGAGACAGACGGACCACCCGAAATGCTGGGCGATATTGCGCTGGCATATGAGACTTGCGCGCGCGAGGCAGACGAAAAAAGTATTTCACTGGAAGATCACACCGCCCATCTGATCATCCATGGGCTGCTCCATCTGGCAGGGCATGACCATGTCACATCCGACACACAGGCCGAGGCGATGGAAGCGATGGAAATCGCGGCTCTTGCAAAAATGGGCATTGCGGACCCATATGGGGATCGCAACGTATGA
- a CDS encoding lysophospholipid acyltransferase family protein has product MDPDSRDWAHRAAAAKGVPTPLNAIQWIRFTVRLLMIVLALFIFVPAHYAYRIFAYGSPFPMWFLGLTARIVGAKVETRGVPLRRDVFFIANHVSWIDILSLAGASGTAFVAKQELAQVPVIGWLCRLNRTVFVKRENRLGVAEQINALREALMDNWSVTIFPEGTTTDGHSLLPFKSSMISVLEPPPPGVMVQPVVLDYGEVAEWIGWIDNEGGVNNFKRVLARKGTFTLVLNYLEPFSPEEYHGRKAISAKAREMIEEQLEASLGHPVRPFKFNVEPIRYSAPEMIE; this is encoded by the coding sequence ATTGATCCCGATTCCAGGGACTGGGCCCACCGCGCGGCGGCCGCGAAAGGTGTCCCGACCCCTCTGAATGCGATCCAGTGGATTCGCTTCACCGTGCGGCTGCTGATGATTGTGCTGGCGCTCTTCATCTTCGTACCGGCGCATTACGCCTATCGCATCTTTGCCTATGGGTCGCCCTTCCCCATGTGGTTTTTGGGACTGACTGCCCGCATTGTCGGTGCGAAAGTCGAAACCCGCGGCGTCCCGCTGCGCCGCGACGTGTTCTTTATCGCCAACCATGTCTCCTGGATCGACATTCTCTCGCTTGCCGGCGCGAGCGGCACGGCCTTCGTCGCCAAGCAGGAATTGGCGCAGGTGCCGGTGATCGGCTGGCTATGCCGGCTCAACCGCACGGTTTTCGTCAAGCGCGAAAACCGGTTGGGCGTCGCCGAGCAGATCAATGCCCTGCGCGAGGCGCTGATGGACAATTGGTCAGTCACAATTTTCCCTGAAGGTACGACGACCGATGGCCATTCGCTGTTGCCGTTCAAAAGCTCCATGATCAGTGTGCTGGAGCCTCCGCCGCCCGGTGTAATGGTGCAGCCGGTGGTGCTGGACTATGGCGAAGTCGCCGAGTGGATCGGCTGGATCGACAATGAAGGCGGGGTCAACAATTTCAAGCGGGTGCTGGCGCGCAAGGGCACTTTCACTCTCGTGCTGAACTATCTCGAGCCGTTCAGTCCGGAGGAGTATCATGGCCGCAAGGCGATATCCGCCAAGGCCCGCGAAATGATCGAAGAGCAACTGGAAGCGAGCCTGGGCCACCCGGTCCGCCCGTTCAAGTTCAACGTCGAACCGATCCGCTACAGCGCGCCGGAAATGATCGAATAG
- a CDS encoding PhoH family protein produces MGRRPTRTADPAFSPDPRSTGGPNRETRRAKVDMEFDNQSLLVPLFGQFDANLVQVENRLGVFISARGDHVQIEGPEDSVARARDVLQTMYDRLALGQDLDAGAIEALIGMSNEPTLDGIVNADAQTPPIMIRTRRKTIVPRSATQISYMRSLSRDDIIFALGPAGTGKTYLAVAQAVSQLITGSVQRLILSRPAVEAGEKLGFLPGDMKDKVDPYLRPLYDALYDCMPPEQVERRIESGEIEIAPIAFMRGRTLADSFIILDEAQNTTREQMKMFLTRFGQNSRMVICGDPKQVDIPGGDRMSGLADAVDKLEDVDGFGTIRFSAADVVRHPIVGRIVEAYEGPVE; encoded by the coding sequence ATGGGCCGTAGACCTACCCGCACCGCCGATCCGGCATTTTCGCCCGATCCCCGATCAACCGGCGGGCCAAACCGTGAAACCCGCCGTGCCAAGGTGGACATGGAATTCGACAACCAGTCTTTACTGGTGCCGCTGTTCGGACAATTCGATGCCAATCTGGTCCAGGTCGAAAACCGGCTCGGCGTGTTCATCTCGGCGCGCGGTGACCATGTCCAGATCGAGGGGCCCGAGGATAGCGTTGCCCGGGCGCGCGACGTCTTGCAGACCATGTATGACCGGCTCGCGCTGGGGCAGGATCTGGATGCGGGCGCGATTGAAGCGCTGATCGGCATGTCGAATGAACCGACGCTGGACGGCATTGTAAACGCCGATGCCCAGACGCCACCGATCATGATCCGCACCCGGCGCAAGACGATTGTGCCGCGCAGCGCGACCCAGATCAGCTATATGCGTTCACTCAGCCGGGATGATATTATCTTCGCGCTAGGCCCGGCCGGAACAGGCAAGACCTATCTCGCCGTGGCGCAAGCCGTTAGCCAGCTGATCACCGGCAGCGTACAGCGCCTGATCCTGAGCCGCCCGGCGGTGGAGGCAGGCGAGAAGCTGGGCTTCCTGCCCGGCGACATGAAAGACAAGGTCGATCCCTATCTGCGCCCGCTCTATGATGCGCTGTATGATTGCATGCCGCCCGAGCAGGTGGAGCGGCGAATCGAAAGCGGCGAGATCGAAATTGCCCCTATCGCCTTCATGCGCGGACGTACTCTGGCGGACAGTTTCATCATCCTCGACGAGGCCCAGAACACCACCCGCGAGCAGATGAAGATGTTCCTCACCCGCTTCGGCCAGAACAGCCGGATGGTGATTTGCGGCGATCCCAAGCAAGTCGACATCCCCGGCGGCGACCGGATGAGCGGATTGGCTGATGCGGTCGACAAGCTTGAAGATGTAGACGGATTTGGCACGATCCGCTTCAGCGCAGCCGACGTTGTGCGCCACCCGATCGTGGGGCGGATTGTCGAGGCGTATGAAGGGCCTGTGGAGTGA
- the miaB gene encoding tRNA (N6-isopentenyl adenosine(37)-C2)-methylthiotransferase MiaB encodes MKPTETPKTYRVKSFGCQMNVYDGERMAEMLAEKGIAPAPEGEDADLVVLNTCHIRERAAEKIYSDIGRLTKGKTQTKPPMIAVAGCVAQAEGEEIMKRAPAVSMVVGPQAYHRLPEMLDRAVQGERATDTDMPPIAKFDALPRRRKSAPTAFLTVQEGCDKFCTYCVVPYTRGAEISRPFVDLIAEAQSLVEAGAREITLLGQNVNAWSGEDDKGRAIGLAGLIRALAPIDGLERLRYTTSHPADMDDALIAAHGEIEILMPYLHLPVQSGNDRVLRAMNRSHTAESYLKLLERFRAARPDIALSGDFIVGFPGETEAEFKDTLSIVDEVRYAQAYSFKYSPRPGTPAATMEGQIAMEVMDERLQRLQARLNRDQHAFNAATEGKTCTVLVERKGKHPGQWLGKSPWLQSVWFEGEAAIGDLVEVEVVEGGPNSLAGRLLVAAPA; translated from the coding sequence ATGAAACCGACGGAAACCCCCAAGACTTACCGAGTCAAAAGTTTCGGCTGCCAGATGAACGTTTATGATGGCGAGCGGATGGCGGAGATGCTGGCCGAAAAGGGTATTGCGCCTGCGCCGGAGGGGGAGGACGCCGACCTGGTGGTGCTCAACACTTGCCATATTCGCGAGCGCGCGGCGGAAAAGATCTATTCCGACATCGGGCGCCTGACCAAAGGCAAGACGCAGACCAAGCCGCCGATGATTGCGGTCGCCGGATGTGTAGCGCAGGCCGAGGGCGAAGAGATCATGAAACGCGCACCGGCCGTGTCGATGGTGGTCGGGCCGCAAGCCTATCACCGCCTGCCAGAGATGCTGGACAGGGCCGTGCAAGGCGAACGTGCGACCGACACAGACATGCCGCCGATCGCCAAATTCGATGCGCTGCCCCGTCGCCGCAAGAGTGCACCAACCGCCTTCCTGACGGTGCAGGAAGGGTGTGACAAATTCTGCACATATTGCGTGGTGCCCTATACCCGCGGCGCCGAGATTTCCCGCCCGTTCGTGGACCTGATCGCCGAAGCGCAAAGCCTGGTCGAGGCCGGTGCGCGCGAGATCACCTTGCTGGGCCAGAACGTCAACGCATGGAGCGGGGAGGACGACAAGGGCCGCGCCATCGGGCTTGCGGGCCTTATCCGCGCCCTCGCCCCCATCGATGGGCTGGAGCGGCTGCGCTACACCACCAGCCATCCCGCCGACATGGACGACGCGCTGATCGCGGCCCATGGCGAGATCGAAATTCTGATGCCCTACCTCCATTTGCCGGTGCAGAGCGGTAATGATCGAGTCTTGAGGGCAATGAACCGCAGCCACACCGCCGAAAGCTATCTCAAACTGCTCGAGCGTTTCCGCGCCGCGCGGCCCGACATTGCGTTGTCGGGAGACTTCATCGTTGGTTTTCCCGGAGAGACCGAGGCCGAGTTCAAGGACACATTGAGCATCGTGGACGAAGTCCGCTACGCTCAGGCCTACAGCTTCAAATACTCCCCTCGCCCGGGCACCCCGGCGGCGACGATGGAAGGCCAGATTGCGATGGAGGTAATGGATGAGCGCCTGCAGCGCCTTCAGGCCCGCCTCAACCGCGACCAGCATGCCTTCAACGCGGCCACCGAAGGCAAGACCTGCACCGTCCTCGTCGAACGCAAAGGGAAGCATCCCGGCCAGTGGCTAGGCAAGTCTCCATGGCTGCAATCCGTCTGGTTCGAAGGCGAAGCTGCGATCGGAGATCTGGTCGAAGTCGAAGTGGTCGAAGGCGGACCGAATTCTTTGGCCGGCAGGCTGTTGGTAGCCGCGCCTGCATGA
- a CDS encoding Fur family transcriptional regulator has product MPQRIDLEQLCADKGLRITEQRRVIAKVLSDSDDHPDVELLHERASSIDPKISIATVYRTVRLFEEAGILDRHDFGDGRARYEAAPEAHHDHLIDVETGKVVEFVDPELEALQKQIAEKLGYRLVDHRMELYGVRLDRDD; this is encoded by the coding sequence TTGCCGCAACGGATCGATCTCGAACAGCTGTGTGCCGACAAGGGCTTGCGCATTACCGAACAGCGGCGGGTTATCGCCAAGGTGCTGTCAGACAGTGACGACCATCCCGATGTCGAGCTGCTGCATGAACGCGCCTCGTCGATCGACCCGAAGATCTCGATCGCTACGGTCTACCGTACCGTACGCCTGTTTGAAGAAGCCGGCATTCTCGATCGCCACGATTTCGGAGACGGTCGCGCCCGTTACGAGGCCGCGCCCGAGGCGCATCACGACCACCTGATCGATGTCGAAACCGGCAAGGTTGTCGAATTTGTCGATCCCGAGCTCGAGGCGCTGCAGAAACAGATTGCCGAAAAGCTCGGCTATCGCCTGGTCGACCATCGCATGGAACTTTACGGCGTGCGTCTCGATCGTGACGATTGA
- a CDS encoding hemolysin family protein — MPDTDSDRSSNAGEAESRGGLWLAIRKFFGSDDGDRSLRAQLEEKIDEHEEDESSGQEEPTEGDLSPVERQMLRNLLHFSEHDADDVAVPRGEIVAVDAKSSWDELLAVFSDNSHSRLPVYRDQLDQVIGMIHIKDVFPYLIDGKTPPADWTTLMRQPLYVPQARNALDVLADMRTRRTHLAIVLDEFSGTDGLITIEDLVEEIVGEIEDEHDDAPDIRIAPIGDGMWDCDARAELDDVAEMIDPQLAEVEESVDTLGGLTFVLAERVPPVGEIVEHPSGWHIEVIDGDETHVTRLRLHAPETKPEKTPA; from the coding sequence ATGCCCGACACCGATAGTGACAGAAGCTCTAACGCCGGAGAGGCGGAGAGTAGAGGCGGGCTGTGGCTCGCAATCCGAAAATTCTTTGGCAGCGATGACGGCGATCGTTCCCTTCGGGCCCAGCTCGAAGAGAAGATCGACGAGCACGAGGAAGATGAATCGTCCGGCCAGGAAGAGCCGACCGAAGGCGACCTGTCGCCGGTCGAGCGGCAGATGCTGCGCAACCTACTCCATTTCAGCGAGCATGATGCCGATGATGTCGCCGTCCCGCGGGGCGAGATTGTAGCGGTCGATGCAAAATCGAGCTGGGACGAACTGCTCGCCGTATTCTCGGACAACAGCCATTCGCGCCTGCCCGTCTATCGTGATCAGCTCGACCAGGTCATCGGGATGATCCACATCAAGGATGTGTTCCCCTATCTGATCGACGGCAAGACTCCGCCTGCCGACTGGACCACGTTGATGCGCCAGCCACTTTATGTGCCGCAGGCCCGCAATGCGCTGGACGTGCTGGCCGACATGCGTACGCGGCGGACTCATCTGGCTATTGTGCTCGACGAATTCTCGGGCACGGATGGCTTGATCACGATTGAAGATCTGGTCGAGGAAATCGTCGGCGAGATCGAGGACGAGCATGACGATGCGCCCGACATCAGGATCGCGCCGATCGGTGACGGGATGTGGGATTGCGATGCGCGCGCCGAATTGGATGACGTGGCCGAAATGATCGACCCGCAACTCGCCGAAGTCGAGGAATCCGTCGACACGCTGGGCGGCCTGACCTTCGTGCTGGCCGAGCGCGTCCCGCCCGTGGGCGAGATCGTGGAACATCCCAGCGGCTGGCATATCGAAGTGATCGATGGCGATGAAACGCACGTGACTAGGCTGCGCTTGCACGCACCGGAAACGAAGCCGGAGAAAACGCCAGCCTAG
- a CDS encoding MucR family transcriptional regulator encodes MEEFETDMAETLITLTSDIVAAHVSNNDVDVDAVPSLITNVYGALAGLGQDEEPAETRPDPAVSIRASIKPDYIVCLEDGKKLKMLKRYLRTNYDMSPEEYRARWELPADYPMVAPNYAEKRRELAKKIGLGRKPGQKRGRKKKAG; translated from the coding sequence ATGGAAGAATTTGAAACTGATATGGCGGAAACGCTTATCACGCTCACATCCGATATTGTTGCTGCACATGTCAGCAACAACGATGTCGACGTGGATGCCGTGCCGTCGCTGATCACCAATGTATATGGCGCTCTTGCGGGCTTGGGACAGGACGAAGAGCCTGCCGAAACCCGCCCGGATCCCGCTGTATCCATTCGTGCTTCGATCAAGCCGGACTATATCGTGTGCCTGGAAGACGGAAAGAAGCTGAAAATGCTCAAGCGTTATCTCCGCACCAATTACGATATGTCGCCGGAAGAGTATCGCGCGCGCTGGGAACTGCCCGCCGATTACCCGATGGTGGCACCGAACTATGCCGAGAAGCGGCGTGAGCTCGCCAAGAAAATCGGCCTGGGTCGCAAGCCCGGCCAGAAGCGTGGCCGCAAGAAGAAGGCCGGCTAG
- a CDS encoding LysR substrate-binding domain-containing protein, whose translation MPTRRLPPLRALEAFMRTVRLGSARAAADELNLSPSALSRRIANLEEFVGKKLFTRARQAMTMTDEGHQFYEAVSPHFEALARAVEGQSDNLSLLRLRLGVLPLFGSQRLFPRMAELRKRHPLLHIDTDTGPHLEDRVGDTLDAAIILSRGPDRRLHAVRLDENKVHAICSKDVAAKLGDSPDLERLTSQTFLIHTELPESFEAWKAELGLRDLDPSAIDHYDSGQLMLEAAAQGLGIAIMHDDHLRRADDDRLTELYDAEVESPYSYWFVCKPTALEERPVRLFHDWLVGAGL comes from the coding sequence ATGCCGACACGTCGCCTCCCCCCGCTCCGCGCCCTCGAAGCCTTCATGCGCACCGTGCGCCTGGGTTCTGCACGCGCTGCAGCCGATGAATTGAACCTCAGCCCCAGCGCGCTGAGCCGCCGGATTGCCAATCTGGAGGAGTTTGTCGGCAAGAAGCTGTTCACCCGCGCACGCCAGGCAATGACGATGACCGACGAAGGCCACCAGTTCTACGAGGCGGTCAGCCCCCATTTCGAGGCATTGGCCCGCGCTGTCGAGGGGCAGTCTGACAATCTCTCGCTGTTGCGCCTGCGGCTGGGCGTGTTGCCGCTGTTCGGAAGCCAGCGCCTGTTCCCGCGCATGGCGGAATTGCGCAAGCGCCATCCGCTACTGCATATCGACACCGATACCGGCCCCCATCTGGAAGATCGGGTCGGCGATACGCTCGATGCTGCAATCATACTCAGCCGCGGGCCGGACCGGCGATTGCACGCGGTTCGCCTGGACGAAAACAAGGTGCACGCGATCTGCAGCAAGGATGTTGCCGCCAAGCTGGGCGACAGTCCGGACCTGGAGCGCCTGACCTCGCAGACTTTCCTGATCCACACCGAATTGCCTGAAAGTTTCGAGGCGTGGAAAGCGGAGCTGGGGCTGCGCGATCTCGATCCGTCAGCCATCGATCACTACGATTCCGGCCAGCTGATGCTGGAGGCGGCGGCTCAAGGCCTGGGCATCGCCATCATGCATGACGATCACTTGCGCCGCGCCGACGATGATCGCCTGACCGAGCTTTACGATGCCGAAGTCGAAAGCCCGTATAGCTACTGGTTCGTCTGCAAACCAACCGCCCTGGAAGAACGGCCCGTGCGGCTGTTTCATGACTGGCTGGTCGGCGCGGGGCTCTAG